From Desulfonatronum thioautotrophicum, the proteins below share one genomic window:
- a CDS encoding TIGR03087 family PEP-CTERM/XrtA system glycosyltransferase, producing MQQPQILFLAHRIPYPPNKGDKIRSFNLLKLLARNHQVDLLCLADDPQDLQYAENLREYCREVHVAPLRPVFGKLRGLWTLALGGAISQGYFSHPDLHRTAAALLARHPYRALFCCSSPMAEYVFRSRPPAGARLIMDFCDVDSDKWRQYAEHAPFPLRQIYAAEARRLLRYEIRVNRAFQASLFVSPQETALFQRLDPGAGNLFTIPNGVDFGYFEPTGEKCGEKCGEKGGEKGGEKGPVRDASAPTLVFAGAMDYQANVHGIVWFAKKVFPRILETRPGTRLHIVGRNPAPEVRALEASPQITATGYVPDMRPYYRDADVCIAPLHIARGVQNKVLEAMAMEKPVVATSAALSGIPAVPGEHLLLADTEADFAQAVLRLLQEPAQARELARASREFVLREYSWESRLPQLEGIIRAG from the coding sequence ATGCAGCAGCCCCAAATCCTTTTTCTGGCCCACCGTATTCCCTATCCTCCGAACAAGGGGGACAAGATCCGGTCCTTCAACCTGCTCAAGCTTCTGGCCCGGAACCATCAGGTTGATCTGCTCTGTCTGGCGGATGATCCCCAGGACCTGCAATATGCCGAGAACCTGCGGGAGTATTGCCGGGAGGTGCATGTCGCGCCCCTGCGCCCTGTGTTCGGCAAGCTGCGCGGGCTGTGGACCCTGGCCCTGGGCGGGGCCATTTCCCAGGGCTACTTCTCCCACCCGGACCTGCACCGGACTGCCGCGGCCCTGCTGGCCAGGCACCCCTATCGCGCCCTGTTCTGCTGCTCCTCGCCCATGGCTGAATACGTTTTCCGTTCACGGCCTCCGGCGGGGGCCCGGCTGATCATGGATTTTTGCGACGTGGACTCGGACAAATGGCGGCAATACGCCGAACACGCCCCGTTTCCGCTCCGCCAGATCTACGCGGCCGAGGCGCGCCGGCTGCTGCGCTACGAAATCCGGGTCAACCGGGCCTTCCAGGCCTCCCTGTTCGTCTCGCCCCAGGAAACCGCGCTGTTTCAACGCCTTGACCCAGGGGCCGGGAACCTGTTCACCATTCCCAACGGCGTGGATTTCGGCTACTTCGAGCCCACCGGGGAGAAATGTGGGGAGAAATGTGGAGAGAAAGGTGGGGAGAAAGGTGGGGAGAAAGGCCCTGTTCGCGACGCCTCGGCCCCGACCCTGGTGTTCGCCGGGGCCATGGACTACCAGGCCAACGTCCACGGCATCGTCTGGTTCGCCAAAAAGGTTTTCCCCCGGATTCTGGAGACCCGCCCCGGGACCAGACTGCACATCGTCGGCCGCAACCCGGCCCCGGAAGTCAGGGCCCTGGAGGCCTCGCCCCAGATCACGGCCACCGGCTACGTCCCGGACATGCGTCCCTATTACCGGGATGCGGACGTCTGCATCGCCCCCCTGCATATTGCCCGGGGCGTGCAGAACAAGGTCCTGGAGGCCATGGCCATGGAAAAACCGGTGGTGGCCACCTCCGCGGCCCTGAGCGGCATCCCCGCCGTGCCCGGGGAACATTTATTGCTGGCCGACACGGAAGCGGATTTTGCCCAGGCCGTCCTCCGCCTGCTCCAGGAGCCCGCCCAGGCCCGCGAACTGGCCCGGGCCTCCCGGGAATTCGTCCTGCGGGAATACTCCTGGGAATCCCGACTGCCCCAGCTGGAGGGCATTATTCGGGCAGGGTGA